In a genomic window of Pieris brassicae chromosome 7, ilPieBrab1.1, whole genome shotgun sequence:
- the LOC123712389 gene encoding glutamate receptor ionotropic, delta-1-like: MAGLELILSTVCNATFCGTMDDNPLHDVKPERHQLENFVNGSHLRIGTINYYPESWVERAENGSYIGRGAAFDLVHILQKKFNFTYEVVVPEGNFLYSDGRPMESLIGLLRSKRIDLAAAFIPIMKNSDQFVTFSTVIDESNWMMMLRRPKESAAGSGLLAPFDENVWILTLAAVIIYGPCLTMLTKLRSKLMPEEEDYIRLPHSFWFVYGAFIKQGTSLSPSANTTRVLFATWWLFIILLSAFYTANLTAFLTLSKFTLDIETVQDLYKKNYRWIATEAGPVEYAVKNPDEEIHYLLKTVATGRGSFVSDRDSSSLLTYVSEGAVLVHPSVSLQYLMYNDYLQKTRLGVPEAEKCTYVVAPGVFMTKRRAFAYQHKSKLKSLFNPVIKRVIHSGILSHLSLRNLPDTKICPLDLQSKDRQLRNTDLLMTYYIMLMGLAAAVAVFIAEISLKRYIHPKSDVIHPRFRQKRPRTIEPAIFDDTRPPPYQTLFGKTKGQTKKKFINGREYWVIKKENGETRLIPMRTPSALLYQ; encoded by the exons ATGGCGGGATTGGAACTTATCCTTTCTACTGTGTGCAACGCGACATTTTGCGGAACTATGGATGATAATCCATTGcacg ATGTTAAACCAGAACGCCACCAGTtggaaaattttgttaatgGCTCGCATTTGAGGATTGGAACGATCAAT TATTACCCTGAGAGTTGGGTGGAAAGGGCTGAAAATGGCTCATATATAGGCAGGGGAGCAGCATTCGACTTGGTACATATATTACAGAAGAAATTCAATTTCACTTACGAAGTTGTCGTTCCGGAAGGGAACTTCTTGTATAGCGATGGCAGACCAATGGAATCCCTCATTGGGCTTCTTCGATCCAAA CGTATTGATCTGGCAGCGGCATTCATTCCAATTATGAAGAACTCGGATCAATTTGTAACATTCTCAACTGTAATTGATGAGTCTAACTGGATGATGATGCTAAGACGCCCAAAGGAGTCGGCGGCTGGTTCTGGACTTCTTGCACCCTTTGACGAGAATGTTTG GATATTAACCCTGGCAGCAGTTATAATATATGGACCGTGCTTGACAATGTTAACGAAGCTTCGGAGTAAGTTAATGCCAGAAGAAGAGGATTATATACGCCTACCTCATAGCTTTTGGTTTGTGTATGGAGCTTTTATTAAGCAGGGTACCTCGTTGTCGCCTTCTGCAA ACACAACCCGCGTTTTATTTGCGACATGGTGgctgtttataattttattgtcagCATTCTATACAGCGAATTTGACCGCTTTCTTGACTTTATCGAAATTCACTTTGGACATAGAAACAGTTCAAGATTTATATAAGAAGAACTATCGATGGATTGCTACAGAAGCTGGCCCTGTAGAATATGCTGTCAAAAAC CCGGATGAAGAAATACATTACCTACTAAAAACAGTTGCGACCGGACGAGGTAGTTTTGTGTCAGACAGAGATAGTTCCTCGTTGCTTACTTACGTATCCGAAGGAGCGGTGTTAGTCCATCCAAGCGTTTCACTACAATATCTTATGTACAACgactatttacaaaaaaccAGGCTGGGCGTACCCGAAGCTGAAAAATGCACGTACGTAGTTGCACCTGGTGTGTTCATGACCAAAAGGAGAGCGTTTGCATACCAACATAAGTCGAAATTGAAATCGCTGTTTAATCCGGT TATAAAACGCGTTATACATTCGGGAATTCTTTCACACCTCTCACTGCGTAACTTACCCGATACTAAGATCTGCCCTCTGGACTTACAATCAAAAGACAGGCAGTTGCGAAACACTGATCTCCTGATGACATATTACATTATGCTGATGGGATTAGCTGCCGCTGTTGCTGTCTTCATTGCAGAA ATATCCCTAAAACGCTACATTCATCCCAAAAGTGATGTCATACACCCAAGGTTCCGTCAAAAGAGACCAAGAACAATTGAACCAGCTATATTTGATGACACCCGTCCGCCGCCATACCAGACTTTGTTCGGAAAAACCAAAGGACAAACGAAAAAGAAGTTTATCAATGGCAGGGAGTATTGGGTTATAAAGAAAGAGAACGGAGAGACTAGACTCATTCCTATGAGGACACCATCCGCTCTTTTGTATCAATAA